In the genome of Vanacampus margaritifer isolate UIUO_Vmar chromosome 1, RoL_Vmar_1.0, whole genome shotgun sequence, one region contains:
- the LOC144053852 gene encoding uncharacterized protein LOC144053852 produces MRIEEKQKMATGGKKQLTLDRFFQKGEASTSAKVHVYDDGDDDGDNKVDAEAAALTRRQLRSRPKASEASGASAGKRRARPSTSAREAVESDDDEEYPESDGYSSEEWVQSEKVIRTVFYPQKTAKIADRAHSDVPLQRRQRELQLRVTLLRVSKIKVHRPVDPRKKIPKILAGMKQAGSQTERCRSRAEFDPAS; encoded by the exons atgagaattgaggagaaacaaaaaatggcgaccggtggtaagaagcagctcacgcttgatcgtttttttcaaaaaggagaagcatcaaccagtgctaaagtacACGTTTATGACGACggggatgatgatggtgacaacaaggttgacgccgaagctgcagcgttgacgcggcggcagcttcgatcacgtcctaaggcctcagaggctagcggtgctagcgccggaaaacgtcgtgcacgaccgagcacttctgcacgcgaggccGTTGAATCGGatgacgacgaagagtaccctgagtcagatggatattcttcggaggagtgggtacaatctgagaaagtgattcggacagtcTTTTATCCGCAGAAGActgcgaag ATCgcggatcgtgctcacagcgacgtcccactgcaaagacgacaaagagag ctgcagctcagagtgactctcctcagagtgagcaaaataaaggtccatcgaccagtggatcccagaaaaaag atcccaaaaattctggctggcatgaagcaggctggcagccaaaccgagaggtgccgcagcagagctgaattcgacccggccagttga